The Lathyrus oleraceus cultivar Zhongwan6 chromosome 5, CAAS_Psat_ZW6_1.0, whole genome shotgun sequence genome includes the window GTGGCCAGGAAAGGTCTACCTAAAATAATAGGGATCTGAGAATCTTCCTCCATCTCCATGATCACTAAATCAGTGTGTATAAATAACCTCCCAATCCTTAAGGGCACATCCTTCAATATTCCAACTAGGTACTTAATTGACTTATCTTCCATCTGGAAAAAAAATATGGTGGACTTCATCTCACAAAGGTCAAGTTTTTGAAAAATAGATATAAGCATCAGGCTAATGTTGACCCCTAAATCACACAACGCCCTCTCAAAACTCATTATCCTGATAACACATGAAACTGAAAAACTCCCTGGATCCTTAAGCTTTAAAAGACATTAGTTTTGAATTAAAGCGCTACTATCAATAGTTAGCGCTAAAGTCTCATGATCTTCCAACTTCCACTTTTTAGAGATGATCTCTTTCAGAAAATTTGCATAGGAAGACATCTATCTAGAGTTTCTATGAAAGTAATATTGATGTAGAGCTTTTTCATCAACTCCACATACTTCTTAAATTGGGCTTCTACTTGCCTTTGCAAACCTTTGCAGAAATAAGAAATGGGGTTTATAGGGAGGAAGAGTAACATAAGGTTCCTCTTTCTTTTCCTCCTCAACAACCTCCTTCTCGGTGATGTTGGTTCGCTCTCTTTTACTTACTCAATTTTTTCGCCAAAATCTTCCACTTGCTTACTACTTATAATTATTACAACATTTGATTGTCCCTTTGGGTTAGGCTTAGGTTGTCTCAGATATGTTCTGGGGGGAGCATGATGATGCTTGGTGAAGTGCAACTTGGATGATTTGAGTCTTCAACATCTTATTCTGGGTAACTATGAAGTCTACTTTGGATGCTAGCTTAACTTCACTCATATATACATTCTAGTTTTTGAATTCAACATCGACAATTAATGTCACCATTAACATCCACAATCCGTTCaatgtatttgtgcataaaaatTGACATCTTTTCAATATGTATGATTTTTGGTAAAGGTGGTGAAGGAGATAGTTTGCTAATGCGAGCATCTTTGATAACActtttttgagattttgaaattggAGAATCCGAAAAATGTGTGTCAACATGCTCGAAATAGGAACGAGACCACTTTGTTGAATTGTCACTCCGTGTAGGTTTGAACTTCTTAGGAGAATCCTTTGAGGTCTTTTCCATTTCAAAGTTGCAAGTATGTATTTGGGTTGCACCATGTTAAATGTCATGTTAGAAACAATTTCGTTCTCTTCAGAATTAAGGTGACATGCAATGGGATTACCGACTAACTTGTAACACAAGTCATAATTATGTATACCATAAACCAAATTAAATATCCATGTATCATTTGCCTTAAGGCACTCCCGCAACTTAAAAAGACGTTCACATTTCCTCGTTCTGGTATCATGCCGCTTCAACTTCTAGATAGGTTTTTGGTACTTGACACTTCTTTCGCATGTCTCGCCATAAATGTTGGTCTTCTACCATAACTAAAATTTGACCTTCTGATTACAATGTCGAACCCCAATTTAACAATCTTCATGCAGATCTATTGGAGTATATGATCACGAATAACAAATTTCTATTTAATTATAAATTGTTTTCCAACAACTACATAGACAACACTTGATACCTAGACATCATCTGGTGTAACCGCCATATTTTTGGAGACAGTGTTAGGATGCATCATTGTTGCAACCAGCCGtaacataattaaattaaaattcaACATGAAAACAATTCAGATTTTATTTTCCAAAATCACATGTAACATAATCCGGGTTTTAAAAACCAAACGCACATTCGTTTTTCGGTAGAAAAACCAAATTCTTACTAACAACGTGGAAGAAAATACTTGTACATTATCtaaaatttcatttttcttttactctttttgatttgaaaaaaacgaagaaaaaaaaaaaTGATCATGAAGTATAAAACTTGATTGagaataaaaagagatttttataGAACTTTTTACAAGTATAGTGATATTGATCATTAAATGAATAATACATATGACGTTATATTCAATTTATCTCTCGGTGTTTTCAAATGATTGATATCTAGACAATAATCAAAAACTGACCTACATATTATTTTTGAGTAAATAAGAGTGACTCACTTATTATGATGGCGCGGTGTATAACATGTGCGTTCGGATTTTAATATCAAGGAACATTTTGGAACTTCACAAgaatgaagaaaaaaaagaagCAATCCCCTTTCAATAAACCATTAAAAGAAAAAGATGAGTCTTAAGACCAAAAGCAAAAATGGGTATATTATTTAACAAATATAATTAGAAGGATAAAAACATATTTAATCTTAAAGTTTATATAAAAAAAAGCCAACTAATGTGGTACCACACTTTTAAAGacttataataataataaataatttaaaaaaaaaatacttgaAGAGCACTTGTAATCAAGAATCTAAACTCACTTAATTTCTATACAATAATAGTATAACATTTACTCATAAAGATCAGAGTAGAGTAGAAGTGGATCTAAGAAGTGAGTTGTCGGCAGCAGATATGGGCAGTTTGCTATTTCTAGCAAGAGTTTCCGGTCTTGCAGTAGCATTTCTTGTTCTCTTCTGGACTCTCTCTTTCAAATCCAGCTTCCTCAATCCTTCACTTCCTCAACAAGATCTCATCTATTCAGTAAGCACTACATAACACCCCTCTTtcttgatctctttctttctGCAATGattctatttattttatttttaattgcaGATTCTTCATCCTTTACTCATGGTCATTGGGTTTATCCTCTTAAGTGGAGAAGGTACTACTAGTATACTAGTAGTAGTTTCAGTAATACATGTATTTTGTTTGTTGTCGATGTTGTTAATGATGAATATTGTGCAGCAATTTTGGTGCATAGATGGTTACCTGGATCCAAAGGGTTAAAGAAATTAATGCATTTATGGCTTCAAGGATTGGCTTTATGTTTTGGGATATTTGGAATTTGGACTAAGTTTCAGGGAAAGGATGATGGGATTTTGGCTAATTTCTATAGTTTGCATTCATGGATGGGTTTTATTTGTGTATCCCTCTTTGGAGCTCAGGTATTTTTCTTCATTGTTTAACACTAATATATATTCATGTTTAAATATCAGTACTCTTTTGAGTGATTGCTTCCTCTGCATTGCAGTGGCTAATAGGGTTCTCGAAGTTTTGGCACCGAGGAGAAGTGCGAAGAGTGAGGAAAATGATGTTACCTTGGCATGTATTTGTTGGTCTATACACTTATGCATTGGCAGTAGCAACGGCTGAAACTGGATTACTAGAGAAGTTAACATTCTTGCAAACACAAAGAAATGTATCCAAACACAACACAGAGTCCATGGTTGTAAATACTTTAGGACTTTCTCTTGCTCTCTTTAGTGGCTTTGTTATTTTAGCTGCTGTTTCACCTAATAACTATCAATTTCTTCAAACCAAAATTTTGTATTCATCTTAATAAAACTCATTTTCTTCACCAATAACACCTAAATGTATAATTTATGGAGgtgttgttgctgttgttgttcTCTATATAGAGAGATATTAAAGATAATACATTGTTGGTGTGAATTATTTTATATAATCATTCTATAAACTTTTTTCTTAGGTTCATATGATTGAACACACCATGAACAAAAAGACCATAAAACTTGTCCAAGCTTCAAAGCATGAGTGTGATGTATC containing:
- the LOC127084476 gene encoding probable transmembrane ascorbate ferrireductase 4, whose protein sequence is MGSLLFLARVSGLAVAFLVLFWTLSFKSSFLNPSLPQQDLIYSILHPLLMVIGFILLSGEAILVHRWLPGSKGLKKLMHLWLQGLALCFGIFGIWTKFQGKDDGILANFYSLHSWMGFICVSLFGAQWLIGFSKFWHRGEVRRVRKMMLPWHVFVGLYTYALAVATAETGLLEKLTFLQTQRNVSKHNTESMVVNTLGLSLALFSGFVILAAVSPNNYQFLQTKILYSS